Proteins encoded in a region of the Chryseobacterium piperi genome:
- a CDS encoding ABC transporter substrate-binding protein produces MKVISLVPSITEALFDLGLTENEIIGRTKFCIHPKEKVKNIPIIGGTKNLNIDKIKSLQPDLILANKEENIKEQVEALMEDFKVVVTHVETIEDNYYLMKNLGNIFHQEEKAQAYNLKIYEVLHQAKIKSKVKAAYLIWKNPYMTVGSDTFIHHILAEIGFENSFKDKTRYPEVNIEDLADTDLIMLSSEPFPFKEKHIAELKEHYPDKKIMIVDGEAFSWYGSHIAKCENYFKELVSEIDSL; encoded by the coding sequence ATGAAAGTTATTTCTCTGGTACCCTCTATTACGGAGGCACTATTTGATTTGGGTTTAACTGAGAATGAAATTATTGGAAGAACAAAATTTTGCATTCATCCCAAAGAAAAAGTCAAGAACATTCCCATTATCGGTGGGACAAAAAATCTGAATATTGATAAAATCAAAAGTTTACAACCTGATTTAATCCTTGCGAACAAAGAGGAGAATATCAAAGAACAGGTAGAAGCCCTGATGGAAGATTTCAAAGTAGTAGTAACTCATGTCGAGACTATTGAAGACAACTACTATTTAATGAAAAACTTAGGGAATATATTTCATCAAGAGGAAAAAGCACAGGCCTATAATCTAAAAATTTACGAAGTTTTACATCAGGCTAAAATAAAATCCAAAGTAAAAGCAGCTTACCTTATCTGGAAAAATCCTTATATGACAGTCGGTTCAGATACATTTATCCATCATATTTTAGCAGAAATAGGATTTGAAAACAGTTTTAAAGACAAGACCCGCTATCCTGAAGTGAATATTGAAGATCTTGCTGATACAGATCTTATTATGCTATCTTCAGAGCCTTTTCCATTTAAAGAAAAACATATTGCTGAGTTAAAAGAGCATTATCCTGATAAGAAAATTATGATTGTAGACGGTGAAGCGTTTTCATGGTATGGAAGCCATATTGCAAAGTGCGAAAACTACTTTAAAGAATTAGTAAGTGAGATAGATTCTCTTTGA
- a CDS encoding GAF domain-containing protein, which yields MSELKKRLSSILESPKHNTEEKLQKVCHLLDQEISYFNWTGFYFKNGDKEELILGPYVGAETDHTIIPFGKGICGQVAVSNETFVVPDVKQESNYLSCSIDTKAEIVVPIIKNGENVGQIDIDSHQIDPFTAEDRELLEWLCNEVSKIL from the coding sequence ATGTCAGAATTAAAGAAAAGGCTTTCTTCTATTCTTGAAAGCCCGAAACATAATACAGAAGAAAAGCTTCAAAAAGTTTGTCATTTGTTGGATCAGGAAATTTCTTATTTCAACTGGACAGGTTTCTATTTTAAGAATGGAGATAAAGAAGAACTTATTTTAGGCCCTTACGTAGGTGCTGAAACAGATCATACCATCATCCCTTTTGGGAAAGGAATTTGTGGTCAGGTTGCTGTTTCTAACGAAACTTTTGTAGTGCCTGACGTTAAACAGGAAAGCAACTATTTAAGCTGCTCAATTGATACCAAAGCGGAAATTGTAGTTCCCATTATTAAGAATGGCGAAAATGTTGGTCAGATCGATATCGATTCCCACCAGATAGATCCGTTTACGGCTGAAGATCGGGAGTTATTGGAATGGCTTTGTAATGAAGTTTCCAAGATTTTGTAA
- a CDS encoding MBL fold metallo-hydrolase, producing MKLKFLGTGTSQGVPVIGCTCEVCTSDNPKDNRLRSSVMITTEENKKILIDCGPDFRQQMLVNHENTVDIALITHEHNDHIIGLDDMRPLIFKTGKNVPLYSNQRVGNEIKKRFPYAFANVRYPGAPAFDLHEIENVPFHVLDTEITPIEVMHHQIMIFGYKFKKLAYITDASFIPEKEKEKLKDLDVLILNAIRKFDPHPAHFILPDVIKLQEELKPKQLFLTHISHHFGLHDVEDKLLPPGMHLAYDGLEINF from the coding sequence ATGAAGTTGAAATTTTTAGGAACTGGTACTTCCCAGGGTGTACCCGTTATTGGCTGTACATGTGAGGTCTGTACTTCGGATAATCCAAAAGACAACCGCTTACGATCTTCTGTAATGATTACCACGGAAGAAAATAAAAAAATACTGATTGACTGTGGCCCTGACTTCAGGCAGCAAATGCTGGTCAATCACGAGAATACAGTAGATATAGCCCTTATCACTCATGAACATAACGACCATATTATTGGTCTCGATGACATGCGCCCGCTTATTTTTAAAACCGGAAAAAATGTACCGCTCTACTCCAATCAAAGAGTAGGAAACGAGATTAAAAAACGTTTTCCTTATGCTTTTGCCAATGTAAGGTACCCGGGTGCTCCCGCTTTTGACCTGCATGAAATTGAAAATGTTCCTTTTCATGTTTTGGATACAGAAATTACTCCAATCGAAGTAATGCACCACCAGATTATGATCTTTGGTTATAAGTTTAAAAAACTGGCCTATATCACAGATGCTAGTTTTATTCCTGAAAAAGAAAAAGAAAAATTAAAGGATCTGGATGTCCTCATCCTTAATGCCATCAGAAAGTTCGACCCTCATCCGGCCCATTTTATTCTTCCGGATGTTATTAAACTTCAGGAAGAACTAAAACCTAAACAATTATTTTTAACCCATATCAGCCATCATTTTGGATTGCATGATGTTGAAGATAAATTACTTCCACCAGGAATGCACCTTGCCTACGATGGTTTGGAAATAAATTTTTAA
- a CDS encoding TonB-dependent receptor has translation MKIILSTSLPLFFMCFGACIVRAQKKPAGDTIKIQTLDEVVISASRISESIMRSPVSIESVNSLYFKKSASPSFFDALENVKGVQMLVPSLGFKIINTRGFANTTNVRFTQLVDGFDNQAPHIGAPIGNAMGPSDLDIERVEIIPGTASALYGLNSVNGLANFITKDPFVHRGITVQQKTGVNHVDGNQSNITLFTENSIRIAEKVSDRFAFKLNGTFSKGSDWIADDRTDLNAAANANLGIPGGPDNPAYDPVNGYGNESSNRRTLTLDGRRYVVARTGYSEKDITDYNIQNIKADIGLYYKIRPKTMLAYTYRFANLDNIYQRANRFALKDYLLQQHAVELKNDIFQIKAFLTSENTGKSFNLRSAAENLDRSFKSDNTWYADYSAAFNSAIANPSMSIVQALNQARAVADNGRLQPGTALFKNEVSRLADINNWDEGAALRVRDKLLHAEGQLDVSAMLGTDFRENTGLDLLVGADYQSYLINPDGNYFINPAEGKSFDSFSYGKTGGFVQAGKNLFHGLLKLSATLRADKNDYFDIKYNPRITAVVTPTKEQSIRMSFQSGSRFPSIFEAFSNVNSGGVKRVGGLKIMSNGVFENAYLRSSIDSFQAAVTNDFNNGTPLSDAIEKRKSLLVKNTYTYLKPENINSFEVGYKGIFLKQSLKLDADFYFNKYDNFIAQVEMNVPNTTDPSLIPAYLNDRSKQSRYRMYTNSQSQVYNFGASLGLSYQFWNHYTFSGNVSYAKLSRTENNDGFEDGFNTPEWMGNISFSGENLIQGFGFNISYRRQSSFYWRSFLVNGNVKSYGTLDAQISYELIQSKMGIKIGATNLTNTYYNSFLGGPAIGGLYYTTVTYDL, from the coding sequence ATGAAGATAATTTTATCAACTTCTTTACCTCTTTTCTTCATGTGCTTTGGTGCATGTATAGTACGCGCACAGAAGAAACCTGCAGGTGATACGATCAAAATTCAAACGTTAGATGAGGTTGTCATATCTGCTTCGCGTATATCAGAAAGCATTATGAGGTCTCCGGTAAGTATCGAGTCTGTTAATAGCTTGTATTTTAAGAAAAGTGCCTCACCTTCATTTTTTGATGCACTCGAAAATGTGAAAGGAGTGCAGATGTTAGTTCCAAGTTTAGGTTTCAAAATAATTAATACGCGTGGTTTTGCCAATACAACTAATGTCAGATTTACTCAATTGGTGGACGGCTTTGATAATCAGGCACCTCATATTGGAGCTCCTATCGGAAACGCGATGGGACCCAGTGATCTGGATATTGAAAGAGTTGAAATTATTCCGGGTACAGCATCAGCACTTTATGGGCTGAATTCAGTAAACGGCCTTGCCAATTTTATTACGAAAGATCCTTTTGTCCATCGTGGGATAACAGTACAGCAAAAAACAGGGGTTAATCATGTAGATGGCAATCAGTCGAATATCACTCTATTCACGGAAAACAGTATTCGGATTGCCGAAAAAGTATCTGATCGTTTTGCTTTTAAATTGAATGGTACTTTCTCAAAAGGTTCAGACTGGATAGCTGATGATCGCACGGATTTGAATGCTGCTGCGAATGCAAACCTGGGTATTCCGGGAGGGCCTGATAATCCAGCTTATGATCCTGTAAATGGTTATGGAAATGAATCGTCTAACCGTCGTACGCTTACACTTGATGGCAGACGTTACGTGGTAGCCCGTACGGGATATAGCGAAAAGGATATTACGGATTACAACATACAAAATATTAAAGCGGATATTGGTTTATACTATAAAATAAGACCTAAAACTATGTTGGCATATACCTACCGCTTTGCAAATTTGGATAATATTTATCAAAGGGCTAACCGTTTTGCACTTAAAGATTATCTGCTTCAACAACATGCAGTTGAACTTAAAAATGATATTTTTCAGATCAAGGCTTTTTTGACCAGCGAGAATACAGGTAAATCATTTAACCTTCGATCTGCAGCTGAGAATCTTGATCGAAGTTTCAAGTCGGATAATACTTGGTATGCTGATTATTCAGCAGCTTTTAACAGTGCAATAGCCAATCCTAGTATGAGCATTGTGCAGGCACTCAATCAGGCACGGGCTGTAGCTGATAATGGAAGATTACAGCCTGGAACTGCATTATTTAAGAATGAAGTTAGCCGACTTGCGGATATAAATAATTGGGATGAAGGAGCTGCTCTACGCGTCAGAGATAAGCTGTTACATGCTGAAGGACAGTTAGATGTTAGCGCTATGTTAGGAACTGACTTTAGAGAAAATACAGGATTAGATTTGCTGGTGGGTGCAGATTATCAATCCTACCTGATTAATCCTGACGGTAACTATTTTATCAACCCTGCTGAAGGCAAATCTTTTGATTCGTTTAGTTATGGCAAAACCGGAGGTTTTGTACAGGCTGGTAAAAATTTGTTTCACGGTTTACTAAAGTTATCAGCAACACTAAGAGCAGATAAGAATGATTATTTTGATATAAAATATAATCCAAGGATTACCGCAGTTGTAACTCCCACTAAAGAACAAAGTATAAGAATGTCTTTTCAGAGCGGATCCCGATTTCCAAGTATTTTCGAAGCTTTTTCTAATGTAAACAGTGGAGGGGTAAAAAGAGTAGGCGGACTAAAGATTATGTCAAACGGTGTTTTTGAGAATGCATACCTACGAAGTTCTATTGATAGTTTTCAGGCAGCAGTGACTAATGATTTTAATAATGGAACGCCACTTTCTGATGCTATAGAAAAACGAAAATCTCTTCTCGTTAAAAATACATATACTTATCTAAAACCGGAAAATATCAACTCTTTTGAAGTAGGATATAAGGGAATTTTCCTGAAGCAAAGTTTGAAGCTGGATGCTGATTTTTATTTTAATAAATACGATAACTTTATAGCACAGGTCGAAATGAATGTGCCTAATACAACTGATCCATCATTAATCCCAGCATATCTTAATGACAGAAGTAAGCAGAGCCGTTACAGGATGTATACCAACTCACAAAGCCAGGTTTATAATTTTGGAGCCAGTCTGGGGTTGTCTTACCAGTTTTGGAATCATTATACTTTCAGCGGAAATGTATCCTACGCTAAGCTAAGCCGTACTGAAAATAATGATGGTTTTGAAGATGGTTTTAACACACCTGAGTGGATGGGGAACATTTCTTTTTCAGGAGAAAATCTAATCCAGGGTTTTGGCTTTAACATTTCTTACAGACGTCAGAGTAGTTTCTATTGGAGATCTTTTTTAGTGAATGGTAATGTGAAATCTTACGGAACGCTTGATGCTCAAATAAGTTATGAACTCATTCAGTCAAAAATGGGGATAAAAATTGGCGCAACAAACCTGACTAATACCTATTATAATTCATTTTTAGGAGGACCTGCCATAGGAGGTTTGTATTATACCACAGTTACTTATGATCTGTAA
- a CDS encoding DNA-3-methyladenine glycosylase family protein produces MNSILETKTFNLDNFHKLCEYLAGQDQDLKGILDNHGYPPMWTRENTFETLVHIILEQQVSLASALAALNKLKEKVREITPENILKLTDEEMRACYVSRQKTIYIRGLAEAITNDEINLKELSGMSNDEARKTLVSLKGIGNWTVDVYLMFTLQRTDIFPIGDLAAVNALKRLKQLPPKISREEILEVSEQWKPFRSVASMMLWHYYLSSAKKK; encoded by the coding sequence ATGAATTCAATATTGGAAACAAAAACTTTTAATCTTGACAATTTCCATAAGCTATGTGAGTATTTAGCCGGACAGGATCAGGATTTAAAAGGAATTTTAGACAACCATGGTTATCCGCCGATGTGGACGCGTGAAAACACTTTTGAAACACTTGTTCATATTATTTTAGAACAGCAAGTTTCGCTGGCCTCTGCTTTAGCTGCTTTAAATAAGCTAAAAGAAAAAGTAAGAGAGATTACTCCTGAAAATATTTTAAAGCTTACTGATGAAGAGATGAGAGCATGTTACGTAAGCCGTCAAAAAACGATTTATATCAGAGGCTTAGCAGAGGCAATAACAAATGATGAGATCAACCTTAAGGAGTTATCAGGAATGTCCAATGATGAGGCCCGTAAAACATTGGTGAGCCTGAAAGGAATTGGGAATTGGACAGTTGATGTGTATCTGATGTTTACCCTTCAGCGAACAGATATCTTTCCCATCGGAGACCTTGCTGCTGTCAATGCCTTAAAACGTTTGAAACAGCTTCCACCAAAAATCTCAAGAGAGGAAATACTTGAAGTAAGCGAACAATGGAAGCCCTTTCGATCGGTAGCCTCTATGATGCTGTGGCATTATTATTTGTCCAGTGCAAAGAAGAAATAG